The Pseudomonas sp. TH06 genome has a window encoding:
- a CDS encoding YifB family Mg chelatase-like AAA ATPase: MSLSIVHSRAQIGVDAPAVTVEVHLANGLPSLTMVGLPEAAVKESKDRVRSAIINSGLQFPARRITLNLAPADLPKDGGRFDLAIALGILSASVQVPCLTLDDVECLGELALSGAVRAVRGVLPAALAARKAGRALVVPRANAEEACLASGLKVYAVDHLLEAVAHFNGHTPVEPYVSDGLIHAARPYPDLNEVQGQMAAKRALLIAAAGAHNLLFSGPPGTGKTLLASRLPGLLPPLSECEALEVAAIQSVASGAPLTHWPQRPFRQPHHSASGPALVGGSSKPQPGEITLAHHGVLFLDELPEFDRKVLEVLREPLESGFIVIARAKDRVRFPARFQLVAAMNPCPCGYLGEPSGKCSCTPDMVQRYRNKLSGPLLDRIDLHLTVAREATALNPEVKPGEDSASAAAVVAEARERQQKRQGCANAFLDLPGLKRHCKLSTADETWLESACERLTLSLRSAHRLLKVARTLADLSQEKDITREHLAEALQYRPATQ; encoded by the coding sequence ATGTCCCTCTCCATCGTCCACAGTCGCGCCCAGATTGGCGTGGATGCTCCCGCTGTCACCGTCGAAGTTCATCTGGCCAACGGTCTGCCATCGCTGACCATGGTCGGCCTGCCCGAGGCGGCGGTGAAGGAGAGCAAGGATCGGGTGCGCAGCGCGATCATCAATTCCGGGCTGCAGTTTCCGGCGCGGCGGATCACCTTGAATCTGGCGCCGGCGGATCTGCCCAAGGATGGCGGGCGGTTTGATCTGGCGATTGCTCTGGGGATTCTGTCGGCGAGTGTGCAGGTGCCGTGTCTGACGCTCGATGATGTGGAATGTCTGGGTGAGTTGGCGTTGTCCGGCGCGGTACGAGCGGTGCGCGGGGTTTTGCCGGCAGCGCTGGCGGCGCGCAAGGCGGGTCGTGCGCTGGTGGTGCCGCGGGCGAATGCCGAGGAAGCGTGTCTGGCCTCGGGTTTGAAGGTGTACGCAGTGGATCATCTTCTGGAAGCCGTGGCGCATTTCAACGGGCATACGCCGGTGGAACCTTATGTTTCGGACGGCTTGATTCATGCCGCCAGACCCTATCCCGACCTCAACGAAGTGCAGGGGCAAATGGCAGCCAAACGTGCGCTGCTGATCGCGGCGGCGGGAGCGCACAACCTGTTGTTCAGCGGGCCACCGGGGACCGGCAAGACGCTGCTGGCCAGCCGCTTGCCGGGACTGCTGCCACCACTGTCCGAATGCGAAGCGCTGGAAGTGGCAGCGATTCAATCCGTTGCCAGCGGCGCGCCACTGACCCATTGGCCACAACGCCCCTTCCGCCAGCCGCACCATTCGGCCTCCGGTCCAGCGCTGGTCGGTGGCAGCTCAAAACCGCAACCCGGCGAAATCACCCTCGCCCATCACGGGGTGCTGTTTCTCGATGAACTGCCGGAGTTTGATCGCAAGGTGCTGGAAGTTTTACGAGAGCCTTTGGAGTCGGGGTTCATCGTGATCGCCCGGGCCAAGGATCGCGTGCGCTTTCCGGCGCGATTTCAGTTGGTGGCGGCAATGAATCCGTGTCCCTGTGGATATCTTGGCGAACCGAGCGGCAAGTGTTCTTGTACACCGGACATGGTGCAGCGTTATCGCAACAAACTGTCGGGGCCGTTGCTGGATCGGATAGATCTGCACCTGACGGTCGCGCGGGAGGCGACAGCGTTGAATCCAGAGGTGAAACCAGGAGAGGACAGTGCCAGTGCGGCGGCCGTCGTGGCCGAGGCACGGGAACGCCAACAGAAACGCCAGGGTTGCGCCAACGCGTTTCTTGATCTGCCGGGGTTGAAGCGGCACTGCAAGTTATCCACAGCCGACGAAACCTGGCTGGAGTCTGCCTGTGAACGGCTGACCCTGTCACTGCGCTCGGCGCACCGGTTGCTCAAGGTCGCCAGGACGTTGGCCGATCTGAGCCAGGAAAAAGACATCACGCGCGAACACCTGGCGGAGGCTTTGCAGTACCGGCCGGCAACACAATGA